One segment of Myxococcus xanthus DNA contains the following:
- a CDS encoding sensor histidine kinase — MGESGRPGGGRKRGRRDRRREPPDAPGAPASATPGGLTPPDGRETFPAPMRLAPSSEPGRPSEPPPAVTTTELPAHAADEVGLSAEARLCVLQEMMGEAFFTLDAHGRVRELNTHAAALLGVSAEQVRGQEPWLAQPELSGTVLHERLMTALTTREGGRFLAELPSRTWLEVTVRVVGDETWVLATDITQRQHAENEVARTEERFRQLGERFQVALDSAQMAVWETNLVTGQVFRSEAHDRLYGYAQPQAEWTHEKFLASIHPEDRAEVEAQVAALFTRHVDAYTSTFRTRWPDGSWHWLTSRATVIRDATGNVVVVRGAILDITALKETEAALQQAVRTRDDFLSMASHELRTPLTSLRLQLQLLRRLGASTPGATLGSDKVAGKLDNTERQLRRLGALVDNLLDVSRIQTGKLDFQFADGDLASVVSDVVSRFAEEARLAGVRLDSHVDAPAPCRFDRLRMEQVVSNLLTNAFRYGTGKPVKVSLTYAPDRTRLVVQDSGPGIPASDRDRVFERFTQGDNAQRRGGLGLGLHIVRQIIDAHGGRVHVEETPGGGAAFVVDLPR, encoded by the coding sequence ATGGGCGAGTCGGGGCGGCCTGGGGGGGGCCGGAAACGGGGGCGAAGGGACCGGCGCCGTGAGCCTCCTGACGCACCAGGAGCCCCCGCGAGCGCCACGCCGGGCGGCTTGACGCCTCCGGATGGCCGGGAGACCTTCCCGGCCCCCATGAGACTCGCTCCGTCTTCCGAGCCCGGTCGTCCCTCGGAGCCGCCCCCCGCAGTCACCACCACCGAGCTGCCTGCGCACGCCGCCGACGAAGTCGGCCTGTCCGCCGAGGCCCGGTTGTGCGTGCTGCAGGAGATGATGGGCGAGGCCTTCTTCACGCTCGACGCCCACGGCCGCGTCCGCGAGCTGAACACGCACGCCGCCGCCCTGCTGGGTGTGTCGGCCGAGCAGGTGCGCGGCCAGGAGCCCTGGCTTGCGCAGCCCGAGCTTTCGGGCACGGTGCTGCACGAACGGCTGATGACGGCGCTGACCACGCGTGAGGGCGGTCGCTTCCTGGCGGAGCTGCCGTCGCGGACCTGGCTGGAGGTGACGGTCCGCGTGGTGGGTGACGAGACGTGGGTGCTGGCCACGGACATCACCCAGCGCCAGCACGCGGAGAACGAAGTGGCGCGCACCGAGGAGCGCTTCCGCCAGTTGGGCGAGCGCTTCCAGGTGGCACTCGACTCCGCGCAGATGGCCGTCTGGGAGACGAACCTCGTCACCGGCCAGGTGTTCCGCTCCGAGGCGCATGACCGGCTCTACGGCTACGCGCAGCCACAGGCGGAGTGGACGCACGAGAAGTTCCTCGCCTCCATCCACCCGGAGGACCGCGCGGAGGTGGAGGCCCAGGTCGCCGCGCTCTTCACCCGGCACGTGGACGCCTACACGTCCACCTTCCGCACCCGCTGGCCGGACGGGAGCTGGCACTGGCTCACCAGCCGGGCGACGGTGATTCGCGATGCCACGGGCAACGTCGTGGTGGTGCGCGGGGCCATCCTGGACATCACCGCGCTGAAGGAGACGGAGGCCGCGCTGCAACAGGCGGTGCGCACGCGGGACGACTTCCTCTCCATGGCCAGCCACGAACTGCGCACGCCGCTGACGTCCCTGCGCCTCCAGTTGCAGTTGCTGCGGCGCCTGGGCGCCTCCACACCTGGCGCGACGCTCGGCTCGGACAAGGTCGCCGGGAAGCTGGACAACACGGAGCGCCAGTTGCGCAGGCTGGGCGCGCTGGTGGACAACCTGCTGGACGTCAGCCGCATCCAGACGGGGAAGCTGGACTTCCAGTTCGCCGACGGAGACCTGGCAAGCGTGGTGTCGGACGTCGTCTCCCGCTTCGCCGAGGAGGCCCGCCTGGCGGGCGTGCGCCTGGACTCGCACGTGGACGCGCCGGCCCCGTGCCGCTTCGACCGGCTGCGCATGGAGCAGGTGGTGAGCAACCTGCTCACCAACGCCTTCCGCTACGGCACGGGCAAGCCGGTGAAGGTGTCGCTGACGTACGCCCCCGACAGGACCCGGCTGGTAGTGCAGGACAGCGGGCCGGGCATTCCCGCCTCCGACCGGGATCGCGTCTTCGAGCGCTTCACCCAGGGCGACAACGCCCAGCGGCGCGGCGGCCTGGGGCTGGGGCTCCACATCGTCCGGCAAATCATCGACGCGCACGGCGGCCGCGTCCACGTGGAGGAAACGCCCGGAGGCGGCGCCGCCTTCGTGGTGGATTTGCCACGGTAG